GTAATTGAAACTATTTATGAATTATCGCAGCATTTATTGATATCCCTCGACTAATAGCTATGAGCATCATGACAGTGATATGCTGTCGATGTTTCCATAACCGTTGTCACGTAATCAACGGCTTCTTTAATGTATTCAGTCTGGTATACTGTCTTGAGGATTGGCCAGGCGTTAGTCATGGTCGTAGTCACATATACAGGTAAGTATGTGATGGAAGTGTAGACATCGAGACATCGACTTGAGTATCTGTTGCAGTGGTTGTAATGGAGGCGGTGAGAGTCTTCACAACAGATACCGTTGATAGAGTCGTGGCAGTAGTTGTCCCTACAACTTGTGTCACGTGCTCTTCAAGATCGGTAGCCGAGTATGTAATGCTGATGGTTTCGGGTTGATATCTGGTATAAGTGTATGCCCGATTCTTCTCTTTGATCATTAGTTGGCTGACGTAAAATGTGGAATAAGCCAGCTGTGGCGCCTGATATTGAGATACCGTTTCTGTGTGAGTAATAGCGTAAGGCACACAATTCGTAGTGTGTAACGCTAACATAGGTTGGTATAACATCTAGGAGAGTGACAGTGGAGCGAACCGTCCTGACTTGCAGTCGAGTATTTGTCAAAGACACGTAAGAAGATACATCTTGACACACCTTCACAGGTAAGTCTGGCCGAAGTCCTTCACTTGGTGCAAGGAAAGAGAGGGCTGTCCACAGAGCAAAAAGTTTCATGTTCAAATTCTTACTAATTGTTATGCCTGACTGTTACACAGATGAATTATGCTCATGAAGGGGGTTATCTGATCTTTTGTAGGAATATGTCCCAAGGAAACTCGGCATACACATGAGATCTAGAACTAATTACATCCCAAAGTCACTGGGAACAAGGATGTTTCATTGCAGGCTAATACCTAGTTATAATAAactgtatttagatataataaatgtgtgatacgtataataaattatagttaggtataatgaatgtgtaatatgtataagttgcaattatgtataatgagtgtgatgtatgtgaaatgaatgtggcatttataatgaatgtttagtatgtatgcaaattaaatgttctgtatatgaatggaatgtcttgtgtgcataatgacatgaatagtatgtataatgaaaCGCATAATGTAAATGTATGGAACATTTCATACTTCTCAGTCAGTCCTTATATCCACCGTTgccattttttatgtaaattaatttgtttatgggttcaacatttattaatattcctcgactaatagctacaaaaaatcctgttaaaatcctactgattgttatggcaaactgcttgaatgtatatctaaatatatgtatttgtatatatatatacacatagatagatagatagatacagacactgaGATCTAAATGAGAGCTAATTATATCCCAAAGTCACCGGACAAGGGCGTTTCAACAGAGGTTAGTTATAGCAGTAAATTTTagttatgtttgtgatatatatgatgaattgtatctatgagtggtgagtggtgtggtgagtataatgagattgtggtatgtatactgaatgcatggtatgtatgcaaactgaatatggtatgtatgcaaactgaacgTACTCTATGTGAAAGGTATGCCCTGTgttcataatgaaaagtatacatagaaatatatctatcttccgtAATCAGTCGTGTTGATAGTGATGTAATTGAAACTATTTATGAATTAACGCAGCATTTATTGATATCCCTCGACTAATAGCTTTGAGCATCATGACAGTGATATGCTGTCGATGTTTCCATAACCGTTGTCACGTAATCAACGGCTTCTTTAATGTATTCAGTCTGGTATACTGTCTTGAGGATTGGCCAGGCGTTAGTCATGGTCGTAGTCACATATACAGGTAAGTATGTGATGGAAGTGTAGACATCGACTTGAGTATCTGTTGCAGTGGTTGTAATGGAGGCGGTGAGAGTCTTCACAACAGATACCGTTGATAGAGTCGTGGCAGTAGTTGTCCCTACAACTTGTGTCACGTGCTCTTCAAGATCGGTAGCCGAGTATGTAATGCTGATGGTTTCGGGTTGATATCTGGTATAAGTGTATGCCCGATTCTTCTCTTTGATCATTAGTTGGCTGACGTAAAATGTGGAATAAGCCAGCTGTGGCGCCTGATATTGAGATACCGTTTCTGTGTGAGTAATAGCGTAAGGCACACAATTCGTAGTGGTAACGCTAACATAGGTTGGTATAACATCTAGGAGAGTGACAGTGGAGCGAACCGTCCTGACTTGCAGTCGAGTATTTGTCAAAGACACGTAAGAAGATACATCTTGACACACCTTCACAGGTAAGTCTGGCCGAAGTCCTTCACTTGGTGCAAGCAAAGAGAGGGCTGTCCACAGAGCAAAAAGTTTCATGTTCAAATTCTTACTAATTGTAATGCCAGACTGTTACACAGATGAATTATGCTCATGAAGGGGGTGATCTGATCTTTTGTAGGAATATGTCCCAAAGAAACTCGGCATACACATGAGATCTAGAACTAATTACATCCCAAAGTCACTGGGAACAAGGATGTTTCATTGCAGGCTAATACCTAGTTATAATAAactgtatttagatataataaatatgtgatacgtataataaattatagttaggtataatgaatgtgtaatatgtataagttgcaattatgtataatgagtgtgatgtatgtgaaatgaatgtggtatttataatgaatgtttagtatgtatgcaaattaaatgttctgtatatgaatggaatgtcttgtgtgcataatgacatgaatagtatgtataatgaaaCGCATAATGTAAATGTATGGAACATTTCATACTTCTCAATCAGTCCTTATATCCACCGTtgccatttttttatgtaaattaatttgttttatgggttcaacatttattaatattcctcgactaatagctacaaaaaatcctgttaaaatcctactgattgttatggcaaactgcttgaatgtatatctaaatatatgtatttgtatatatatacacatagatagata
The Penaeus monodon isolate SGIC_2016 chromosome 18, NSTDA_Pmon_1, whole genome shotgun sequence genome window above contains:
- the LOC119584890 gene encoding uncharacterized protein LOC119584890, translated to MKLFALWTALSLLAPSEGLRPDLPVKVCQDVSSYVSLTNTRLQVRTVRSTVTLLDVIPTYVSVTTTNCVPYAITHTETVSQYQAPQLAYSTFYVSQLMIKEKNRAYTYTRYQPETISITYSATDLEEHVTQVVGTTTATTLSTVSVVKTLTASITTTATDTQVDVYTSITYLPVYVTTTMTNAWPILKTVYQTEYIKEAVDYVTTVMETSTAYHCHDAQSY